AACTCGCGGCGAGGTTGGAATAGTACTTTCGAACCAGGATCATTGGGCCGACGGCAACCATAAAGAATATAATCTGACCGAAGAACAGTATGGCAGACCACTCCACATTACTGACACCGGCAAACCAGCCTTTGCCACCTCCGGGAAAGGTGCCACCGATTTGGTATAGGCTGTTCAGAAAGCGCAGATGGTCGAGGTCGCTCTGATCAGACAGCTGGCCACGGATTCCGTAATAGATCATCACGGCGAAAGCCGCGAAGAACGTCGACGCGGGCAGCGCCTTGACGCAGTTACCGAGAACAATTTTGTGATGTGTGAAAATGGATCAGGGTACTCAAGTCGTGTATATTCCTCGACACTGAGGTTGGCCGTTGCGCGGTGCTTGCGCGCTTCGGCCTCAGCACGGTCCGCTCGGGCTTTTTCGGCCTTGCGCGCCTCTTCGGCTTTCTTCAGCGCCTCCTCCGCTGCCAGCCTCTTTTTCTCTTCCTGCTCCAACCGCAGGCGTTCGGCTTCGCGCCGCGCCGCTTCTTCCCGCGCAAGGCGCTGCGCCTGTTCAGCTTCGAAGCGCGCCTTTGCCTCTCTTTCCCTGCTTTCCCGGGCCTCCTCTTCCGCGAGACGGGCGCGGTAAATGCTCTCGACCGCTAAGAAAAGCGGACTGTTCTTATGAGTGTCGAGCCAGCGCCCAAGACTGATAATATCCGAACTTTCGCTGATATCTCCAAAAGACTCGATATCGGCACGGCTCGTTAGCGTGCCGATTCTCCGCAGCAGCGAACGCCAACGCGCGTCTGTCGCCGTTCCACCTTCCAGCCAACCCCTCAGGTCTTCCGTGTGCGTCCCATTAAACGGAACTTGCGGGGAGAACCCGTCAGGGCCAGCGACGTAGCAAGCTGCCAACACGTTTCTTTCGATGCCGATCAGGGCTTCAGCTTTTACCCAACGGCTGTCCTTTGCGTTGGGAGACCAGCAAACCAAAATTACTTGAGCTTCCCGCGCCTCTCGGTCGATCTGATCCGAAAACGTTTCGCCCGCACTCAGGCTGGCATCGAACCAGACCGTCAATCCGAGCCCGCTCAAGGCGCCTGCAAGCTTTTCAACGAGTCCGCGCTCTTCGCGCTTGTAGGAAATGAATACGTCAGCCATGCCCTGCCCCCGCTCAGCCGGGCGATGGTAGCAGCGCTCTCAAGAGGTGTCACGCGCCCCGCACCCGAGGCCTCTGCTCCGGCAGACGAGCGGAGTTGATCGCAGAATCTGCAAAAGCAACGCTAACCGAAGACGACCTTGTAGAGCAGCATACCGACCGCGACGCCCAGAACCAGCCCCCAGCTGAAGCGTTGTTTGCCGCCCATGTCCGTCCCCTTCATACTCGCCCTTTGGCGCTCTCTTCCCGGAGAGATTTCTAGCAGAGCTGGAAGCTCATCGGAAGGGTGCCGGGCGGACGAGGTGCGACCGGTTCTGTTTGGCCCGTCGTTCGAACCCGGCCTTCGCCGGGCATGCTTCGCTCAGGATGAGCGTTGCGTTTAGTTGGGCGCCGCACACTTCCCGCCCGTTACTTCCGCCACAACCTCCGCATCACCGTCCGTCTGTGCAGGGACGATTCCTAGGGCGCAGGCGATCATGCTGTAGACGTTGACGTTTTCGAACGGTGCCACCGTGACGCCTTCGGGGAAGATAGGCCCTGCGGCGATGAAGGTGGCGTTCATGGTGGGGTCGTGGTTGTCGTAGCCGTGGTTGCCGGGGATGGGGGTGGACCAGCCGCCGACATCGAGGGTGCGCATGGTCCAGCCGGGGTCGGCGACGGCGAGGAGGTCGGGGCCGCGGGTCGGGTGGTCCATGTGGTAGTGGGCGGGCATGGCGCCCTTGCGGTAGACGTGGATGTGTTCGTTGACGGTGCTGAGGCCTTCGTAAGCGGCGTCCAGCGCTTCGGTGTCGCCCTGCCCGTAGATCTGGATAAAGGTTTGCGCGGAGCCGCCATACTTGCCGGTGAATTGCGGGACGACCAGCTTTTTCAGGTCAATGAACTGGCCGACTTCGATGACCTTTTCCTGCTCGATCCAGGCCATGCCGTGATCGGAGACGATGATGATGTTGGTGGTGTCGAGCAGGCCGCGTGACTTGAGGCCGTCGACGAGCTGGCCGACATAGCCGTCGACTTCGAGGAGGGCTTCCTTCGTCTTGTCGGAACGCGGGCCGGTATAGTGGCCGGCGGTGTCGACGCGGTCGAAATAGACGGCGGCGAAGCGGGGGCGCTCGGCCTCCGGCTTGTCGAACCAGGCGAGGACTTCGTCGACGCGTTCCTGGTAGGGCTTGGTGTGCTGGTAGGGCGTCCAGACGGTGGGGCGCACGCCGTCATGCGGCACTTCGGAGCCGAGCCAGAACATGATGGCGGTGGGCAGGCCCTGCTTCTCGGCGGTGATCCAGATCGGCTCGCCCTGCCACCATTTTTCCTGCTGCGGGCCGGTGGCGACATCGAAGATTTCGCCGGTGGTGGGGTCGTAGGGATAGTTGGTCACCATGCCGTGGTGTTCGGGATAGAGGCCGGTGGCGAGCGAGTAGAAGTTCACGAAGGTGAGGCTCGGCATGACGGGGTACATAGCCTCGGCCTGCACGCCGCGCGCGGCGAGGGCTTTCAGGTTGGGCGCGTCCCAGTCCTTCAGGAGGGCGGGGTTGAGGCCGTCGAGACCGATCATCAGCACGGTCTGGGCCGGGGCCGGCGCGGGCGCGGCAACTTCTTCGGCAGCGGCGACGGGCGCTTCGGGCGCGGGGGCCGGGCTCTTGCAGCCTGCCAGCAGCCAGAGTCCGGCGGCGGCGGCGATCAGTGCGCGCTTCATCAACATGGCATTCCCCTCGGGTCTCGCGAATCCTGTTCGCTCCTTAGACGCCGAATGACACGGTCCTGTGAAGCCGCAGGCTGGAAAAAAGGGTGACGGACCGGGCAAACACTCTAAAAAACCCTCCACGTTCAGAAAAAATCACGAGGAGATGTCCCATGCCGCGCGCCCATTCCTTCCGCTCGATGATCCTTGGCGTGTCGCTGGCGGCGCTGGCAGCCTGCGCGCAGACCGGCGCATCGCCCGAGGCGGCGCTGACGGCAGCGCCGGAGACCGTGCGCACGACCCGCGGCACGCTGGTGCTGGAGAACATTCCCGATGCGCCGCCCTCGCTGAAGGCGCGGCTGGAGCGCTACGAGAATGTGCGCAGCCACGGCTTCCAGGACTGGACGGGCGATGGCGGCATCCTGGTGTCGACGCGGTTTGCGGATGTGAACCAGATCCACGAAGTGCGCTTTCCCGGCGGCGCGCGCCGGCAGCTGACCTTCTATGATGATGCGGTGAACTCGGCCGATGTGAGCCCCAAGGGCGGCGCGTTCGTGTTCGGCAAGGACCGGGGCGGCGACGAGTACTACCAGTCCTACCTGTTCGACCTGTCGAGCGGCGACACGTCGGTCTATTCGGAGCCGGGCTCGCGCAATGGCAGCGCGCTGTGGTCAGACGATGGCAGCGTGGTGGCCTGGGCGCGCACGACGGCCGGCGACCCCGACAATGACATCCTGATCGCCAACCCGGGTGACAAGGCAAGCCTGCGCGTCGCGCTGGAAGGCGAAGGCGCGATCGGCCCGGTCGACTGGTCGTCCGACGGCAAGACGCTGGTGCTGCAGCGCTACAAGTCGATCGCCAAGAGCCATCTCTACCGTCTCGATGTCGAGAGCGGCACGCTCACCGAGTTCAATCCGGATGACGATGTCGCCTATTCCGGCGCCGCGCTGCTGGACGACGGCTCGATCCTGACGGTGACGGACAAGGACAGCGAGTTCCAGAACCTCGTGCGGATCGCGCCGGAAGGCACGATGACCAACTATACCAGCGCCATCGAATGGGACGTGTCCGACTGGGCCCTGTCGCCGGACGAGACGACAGTCGTGTTCACGGTCAACGAGGGCGGGCTGGGCACGATACGGCTGCTGGATGTGGCGAGCGGCCAGGTGCGCCCCGGCCCGACGCTGCCGGTGGGCATTGCGAGCGGGCTGGTGTTCTCGCCGGGCGGCAACCAGGTTGGCTTCACGTTCAACGGCGCAACGAGCCCGGCCGATGCCTGGTCGTTCGATGTGGCGACGCTGAACCTGACACGCTGGACGGAGGCAGAGACCGGCGGGCTGGATTCGGATGCCTTCATCACGCCTGAAATGATCACCTTCCCGAATGCCGACGGCATGGACATCCCGGCCTTCATCTACCGCGCCGACGGGCCGGGCCCGCATCCCGTGATCATCTCGATCCATGGCGGACCGGAAAGCCAGGCGCGACCCGGTTTCTCGTCCACCTACCAGTACTGGGCGAAGGAACTCGGCCTGACGGTCATCGTGCCGAATGTGCGCGGATCGTCCGGGTACGGAAAGACCTATGTGGCGATGGACAATGGCTTGAACCGCAAGAAGTCCGTTGAGGATATTGGCGCGCTGCTCGACTGGATCGGTGCGCAGCCGGACCTCGACGCGGCGAAGGTCGTGGTGCATGGCGGCTCGTATGGCGGCTATATGGTGCTCGCCTCGATGATCGACTATGCCGACCGTCTGGCGGCGGGGGTCGACATCGTCGGCATCTCGGACTTCCGGACCTTCCTGGAGAATACCGAAGGCTACCGTGTAGACCTGCGGCGCGAGGAATATGGCGACGAGCGCGACCCGGCCGTGGCCGACTTCTTTGCGGAGATCTCGCCGCTGGCAAACGCCGGCAAGATCACGAAGCCTCTGTTCGTGATCCAGGGATACAATGACCCGCGCGTGCCCTATACCGAGGCCGAGCAGATGCTGGCGGCGGTGAAGGCGAACGGGGTGAAGACCTGGTTCATGATGGCCGCCGACGAAGGCCATGGCTTCCGCAAGAAGGGCAACCGCGAAGCCCAGCGCGAGGCCGAGACACTGTTCCTGCAGGAGGTGCTGGGACTGGACTGACACGGGCCGCACGCTCTGGCCGCTGCGGCGCGGCGACCTAGCTTACACTCCAGACAAGGCCCGGGAAGGCACGACCATGATCACGCTGCACCACCTCGAGAAATCCCAGTCCATCCGCATCCTCTGGCTGCTGGAGGAACTGGGGGTGCCGTACGAGATCAAGCTGTATGACCGCGACCCGCAGACGCGGCTGGCGCCGGCGGCCTACAAGGCCGTCTCCCCGCTCGGCACCGCCCCCGTCATCACGGACGGGGACGTGACGCTGGCGGAGACGAATGCGATCGTCGACTATATCCTCGACCAGAACGACCCGGCGGGACGGCTGCGCCCTGCCCCCGGCAGCGCGATGCGGGCAAAGTATCTCTTCTGGTTCCACACGGCGCAGGGCAGCCTGCAGCCGCTGCTGACGAACAAGTTCGTGATGATGGCGCTGACGACGCGGGCGCCGTTCCTGGTGCGGCCGGTAGCGAAGTCGCTGGTTGGCGCGCTTGATGCGGGCTTCTTTGCGCCGCGCCTCAACGCGCTGATGGGCGAGATCGAAAAGGCGCTCGGCCAGTCGAAATGGTTTGCCGGCGACAGCCTGACCGCGGCCGACATCGTGATGGGCTATTCGATGGAACTCGCCGCCCACCGCGCCGGCATGGACGCGGAGCGCTTCCCGAACGGCCACCGGTTCCTGAAACAGATGCGGGAATATCCCTCCTACATCCGCGCGATGGAGAAGGACGGGAAAGGGACGATATTGCTTTAGGCTCGGTTGATCAGGGTGCGTCCAGAATCTCGTCGTTGCTCAAGTTGGCCGTA
The genomic region above belongs to Acidobacteriota bacterium and contains:
- a CDS encoding toll/interleukin-1 receptor domain-containing protein yields the protein MADVFISYKREERGLVEKLAGALSGLGLTVWFDASLSAGETFSDQIDREAREAQVILVCWSPNAKDSRWVKAEALIGIERNVLAACYVAGPDGFSPQVPFNGTHTEDLRGWLEGGTATDARWRSLLRRIGTLTSRADIESFGDISESSDIISLGRWLDTHKNSPLFLAVESIYRARLAEEEARESREREAKARFEAEQAQRLAREEAARREAERLRLEQEEKKRLAAEEALKKAEEARKAEKARADRAEAEARKHRATANLSVEEYTRLEYPDPFSHITKLFSVTASRRCPRRRSSRLSP
- a CDS encoding alkaline phosphatase family protein; this translates as MLMKRALIAAAAGLWLLAGCKSPAPAPEAPVAAAEEVAAPAPAPAQTVLMIGLDGLNPALLKDWDAPNLKALAARGVQAEAMYPVMPSLTFVNFYSLATGLYPEHHGMVTNYPYDPTTGEIFDVATGPQQEKWWQGEPIWITAEKQGLPTAIMFWLGSEVPHDGVRPTVWTPYQHTKPYQERVDEVLAWFDKPEAERPRFAAVYFDRVDTAGHYTGPRSDKTKEALLEVDGYVGQLVDGLKSRGLLDTTNIIIVSDHGMAWIEQEKVIEVGQFIDLKKLVVPQFTGKYGGSAQTFIQIYGQGDTEALDAAYEGLSTVNEHIHVYRKGAMPAHYHMDHPTRGPDLLAVADPGWTMRTLDVGGWSTPIPGNHGYDNHDPTMNATFIAAGPIFPEGVTVAPFENVNVYSMIACALGIVPAQTDGDAEVVAEVTGGKCAAPN
- a CDS encoding S9 family peptidase; its protein translation is MILGVSLAALAACAQTGASPEAALTAAPETVRTTRGTLVLENIPDAPPSLKARLERYENVRSHGFQDWTGDGGILVSTRFADVNQIHEVRFPGGARRQLTFYDDAVNSADVSPKGGAFVFGKDRGGDEYYQSYLFDLSSGDTSVYSEPGSRNGSALWSDDGSVVAWARTTAGDPDNDILIANPGDKASLRVALEGEGAIGPVDWSSDGKTLVLQRYKSIAKSHLYRLDVESGTLTEFNPDDDVAYSGAALLDDGSILTVTDKDSEFQNLVRIAPEGTMTNYTSAIEWDVSDWALSPDETTVVFTVNEGGLGTIRLLDVASGQVRPGPTLPVGIASGLVFSPGGNQVGFTFNGATSPADAWSFDVATLNLTRWTEAETGGLDSDAFITPEMITFPNADGMDIPAFIYRADGPGPHPVIISIHGGPESQARPGFSSTYQYWAKELGLTVIVPNVRGSSGYGKTYVAMDNGLNRKKSVEDIGALLDWIGAQPDLDAAKVVVHGGSYGGYMVLASMIDYADRLAAGVDIVGISDFRTFLENTEGYRVDLRREEYGDERDPAVADFFAEISPLANAGKITKPLFVIQGYNDPRVPYTEAEQMLAAVKANGVKTWFMMAADEGHGFRKKGNREAQREAETLFLQEVLGLD
- a CDS encoding glutathione S-transferase gives rise to the protein MITLHHLEKSQSIRILWLLEELGVPYEIKLYDRDPQTRLAPAAYKAVSPLGTAPVITDGDVTLAETNAIVDYILDQNDPAGRLRPAPGSAMRAKYLFWFHTAQGSLQPLLTNKFVMMALTTRAPFLVRPVAKSLVGALDAGFFAPRLNALMGEIEKALGQSKWFAGDSLTAADIVMGYSMELAAHRAGMDAERFPNGHRFLKQMREYPSYIRAMEKDGKGTILL